The DNA region GCCAGCGCCTCAGGTGCCTCTTTGGCCATGTGATGGCCGCTCTCGATCGGATGGCCGCGCAGATCCGGCGCCCAGGGCCGCCATACCGCCAGCACATCGCCATAGAGCCGTTCCAGATCGTCGCGCGACGACCACAGGCACAAAGTGGGGCAGCGCAGCCGCCGCCCCGCGGCCCGGTCTGCGGCATCATGCGCGCGGTCGATGCCAAGCCCGGCGCGGTAATCTTCCACCATCGCGTGCACGGTGGCCGGATCGTGCAGCGCGCCGCGGATATCCTCATAGGCCGCCGGGCCGATGACCGACGGGTCCAGGCCGTACCAGGCATCCGGATCGGCCAGAATGGCGCGTTCCGGCTTGCCGGGCTGGGCAAAAAAGAACCAGTGCCACCAGGCCTGCGCGAAGCCGGCATCGCAGCGCTCCAGCGCCTCGATGATCGGCACGCCGTCGAGCACCGCCAGCCGCGTGACCG from Tistrella bauzanensis includes:
- a CDS encoding alpha/beta fold hydrolase, which codes for MFDGFTLEHIPLPDATLRCRHGGSGPPLLLLHGHPRTHVTWWRVAPLLARHFTIVCPDLRGFGQSSKPADSSDHAGSSKRAKAQDGIDLMRALGHDRFAVAGHDRGSYVAFRMAMDHPDAVTRLAVLDGVPIIEALERCDAGFAQAWWHWFFFAQPGKPERAILADPDAWYGLDPSVIGPAAYEDIRGALHDPATVHAMVEDYRAGLGIDRAHDAADRAAGRRLRCPTLCLWSSRDDLERLYGDVLAVWRPWAPDLRGHPIESGHHMAKEAPEALAAALIAFFSGSLPA